In Janthinobacterium rivuli, a single genomic region encodes these proteins:
- a CDS encoding transglycosylase SLT domain-containing protein: MHENSFKSTVLAALALALAPALSQAYEAGVESDNAPVAAAAPALIPMTAQVTAKLPTLDNRLQKTDRLLKNLSDNSDPLREADVWGRIRSGYAIPDINNQLVANHVNWYATRPDYIARTTARASRYIFHVVQELEKRGMPTELALLPFIESAFNPQAFSSANAAGMWQFVPATGRDFNLKQNMFKDERRGVLASTDAALTYLQRLYDMFGDWQLALAAYNWGEGSVQRAIKKNQALGKPTDFESLADLMPAETRNYVPKLQAVKNIIANPAQFGLTLPVVDNQPYFTAIDKTSDIDITVAAQLAELSMDEFKALNPQFNRPVIIGGEKTKILLPQENAAKFTTNLAQWGHALSSWTTHKITNARERIETLASKFGTTADVLRQANNIPQRTSLRAGSTILVPKTSATMNKDITQEIADSATMLLEADRPERAAKALRRAAKGGKVQAAPISLVKPRIQRGGGNSRAKARH, encoded by the coding sequence ATGCACGAAAACTCCTTTAAATCTACCGTCCTGGCGGCGTTGGCCCTGGCGCTTGCGCCCGCCCTCAGCCAGGCGTACGAAGCCGGTGTTGAGAGCGATAACGCGCCAGTCGCCGCCGCCGCACCCGCCCTGATCCCGATGACCGCCCAGGTCACGGCGAAACTCCCCACCCTCGACAACCGCCTGCAAAAGACCGACCGTCTACTGAAAAACCTCAGCGACAATTCCGATCCGCTGCGCGAAGCCGACGTCTGGGGCCGCATCCGCAGCGGCTATGCGATTCCCGACATCAACAACCAGCTGGTAGCGAACCACGTCAACTGGTACGCCACCCGCCCCGACTACATCGCCCGCACCACGGCGCGCGCCTCGCGCTACATCTTCCACGTGGTGCAGGAACTGGAAAAGCGCGGCATGCCGACGGAACTGGCCCTGCTGCCGTTCATCGAGTCCGCCTTCAACCCGCAAGCGTTCTCGAGCGCCAATGCGGCCGGCATGTGGCAATTCGTGCCCGCCACCGGGCGTGATTTCAACCTCAAGCAAAACATGTTCAAGGACGAGCGCCGAGGCGTGCTGGCCTCGACGGACGCGGCATTGACGTACCTGCAGCGCCTGTATGACATGTTTGGCGACTGGCAACTCGCCCTGGCCGCCTACAACTGGGGCGAAGGCTCGGTGCAGCGCGCCATCAAGAAAAACCAGGCGCTGGGCAAGCCGACGGACTTCGAAAGCCTGGCCGACCTGATGCCGGCCGAAACGCGCAACTACGTGCCGAAACTGCAAGCGGTGAAAAACATCATCGCCAATCCAGCCCAGTTCGGCCTGACCCTGCCCGTGGTCGACAACCAGCCGTATTTCACGGCCATCGACAAGACCAGCGACATCGACATCACCGTTGCCGCCCAGCTGGCCGAACTGTCGATGGATGAATTCAAGGCCTTGAATCCGCAATTTAACCGCCCCGTCATCATCGGCGGCGAAAAGACCAAGATTCTGTTGCCACAGGAAAACGCCGCCAAGTTCACCACCAATCTGGCGCAATGGGGCCATGCCTTGTCGAGCTGGACGACGCACAAGATCACCAATGCGCGCGAACGCATCGAAACCCTGGCGTCGAAATTCGGCACCACGGCCGACGTACTGCGCCAGGCCAACAACATTCCCCAGCGCACCAGCCTGCGCGCCGGCTCCACCATCCTCGTGCCGAAAACCTCGGCCACGATGAACAAGGACATCACCCAGGAAATCGCCGACAGCGCCACCATGCTGCTGGAAGCGGACCGTCCGGAACGGGCCGCCAAGGCACTGCGCCGCGCCGCCAAGGGTGGCAAGGTGCAAGCCGCGCCAATTTCCCTGGTGAAACCGCGCATCCAGCGTGGCGGCGGCAATAGCCGGGCCAAAGCGCGTCACTGA
- the fabI gene encoding enoyl-ACP reductase FabI: protein MAFLQGKKILITGLLSNRSIAYGIAKACHREGATLAFTYVGERFKERITEFAAEFGSELVFDCDVSSDEQINAVFSDLARHWDQLNGLVHAIGFAPREAIAGDFLDGLSRDSFRIAHDISAYSFPAMAKAALPLLHPGASVLTLTYLGAVRAVPYYNTMGLAKASLEASVRYLAESLGPRGIRANGISAGPIKTLAASGIKDFSKLLGFVAEHAPLRRNVTIEEVGNTAAFLLSDLASGITGEITYVDGGFSQVMAVNPEVE from the coding sequence ATGGCTTTCTTGCAAGGCAAAAAAATCCTCATCACGGGCTTGCTGTCGAACCGCTCCATCGCCTATGGCATCGCCAAGGCTTGCCACCGCGAAGGCGCCACCCTCGCCTTCACCTATGTGGGCGAACGCTTCAAGGAGCGCATCACGGAATTTGCGGCGGAATTCGGCAGCGAACTGGTGTTTGACTGCGACGTGTCCAGCGATGAACAGATCAACGCCGTCTTCAGCGACCTGGCGCGCCACTGGGATCAATTGAACGGCCTGGTGCACGCCATCGGTTTCGCGCCGCGCGAAGCGATCGCCGGCGACTTCCTCGACGGCCTGTCGCGCGACAGCTTCCGCATCGCGCACGATATTTCCGCCTACAGCTTTCCCGCCATGGCCAAGGCTGCCTTGCCGCTGCTGCATCCGGGCGCCTCGGTGCTGACCCTGACCTACCTGGGCGCCGTGCGCGCCGTGCCCTACTACAACACCATGGGCCTGGCCAAGGCATCGCTGGAAGCGTCCGTGCGCTACCTGGCCGAATCGCTGGGTCCACGCGGCATCCGCGCCAACGGCATTTCCGCCGGCCCCATCAAGACCCTGGCCGCTTCCGGCATCAAGGATTTCAGCAAACTCCTGGGCTTTGTGGCCGAACATGCCCCGCTGCGGCGCAACGTCACCATCGAAGAGGTGGGCAACACGGCCGCCTTCTTGCTGTCCGATCTGGCCTCCGGCATCACGGGCGAGATTACCTACGTCGATGGCGGCTTTTCGCAAGTGATGGCCGTCAATCCCGAAGTAGAGTGA
- a CDS encoding helix-turn-helix transcriptional regulator, whose product MDYIFTLKYRLPDHETDLDALAERLGSGGCDDALVGIGQAGRLALEFTREASNAREALLSALADVKAIVPDAVLVEASPDLVGLSDVAQVLGLSRQNLHKLMSKYRHSFPVPVHEGSATIWHLADVLAWLHAKGTYQLERSLVELAQVTRQINLARETRQAPPLSADIVAMLN is encoded by the coding sequence ATGGATTACATCTTTACTCTCAAGTACCGCCTGCCCGACCACGAAACCGATCTCGACGCGCTGGCCGAGCGCCTGGGCAGCGGCGGTTGCGACGACGCCCTGGTCGGCATCGGGCAAGCGGGGCGCCTGGCGCTGGAATTCACGCGCGAGGCCAGCAATGCCAGGGAAGCGCTGCTCAGCGCCCTGGCCGACGTCAAAGCCATCGTGCCCGACGCCGTGCTGGTCGAGGCATCGCCCGACCTCGTGGGCTTGAGCGATGTGGCGCAGGTACTCGGCCTGTCCCGGCAAAACCTGCATAAACTGATGAGCAAATACCGCCACAGTTTCCCCGTGCCCGTGCATGAGGGCAGCGCCACCATCTGGCACCTGGCCGACGTGCTGGCGTGGCTGCATGCCAAGGGAACGTATCAGCTGGAACGCAGCCTGGTCGAACTGGCACAGGTCACCCGGCAAATCAACCTGGCCAGAGAAACGCGACAGGCGCCGCCGCTGTCCGCCGACATCGTGGCCATGCTCAATTAA
- a CDS encoding DEAD/DEAH box helicase, whose product MTFESLGLHPSIIAALTESGYTAPTAVQSQAIPAAIEGRDLLVSSQTGSGKTAAFMLPSLHKLASAEQSAAGKTPNQEMQASRARGERPRFKAAQPKMLVLTPTRELALQVTTNTDKYSTGIRRIKAVSILGGMPYPKQMQLLAKNPEILVATPGRLIDHMDSGKIDFSQLEILVLDEADRMLDMGFIDDIEKIVEATPEGRQTMLFSATLDGVVGNMARRITKNPLVIQVASSSNKHENITQRVHFVDDLSHKNRLLDHLLRDESLDQAVVFTATKRDADTIADRLNIAGFSAAALHGDMHQGARNRTLDGMRRGQVKVLVATDVAARGIDVPTITHVFNYDLPKFPEDYVHRIGRTGRAGRNGLAISLVNHAEGMNVKRIERFTKQLIPVNVIEGFEPKKTASAPRSSARPGGWKPGDNRGGAKPGQRTFSKPGAPRKDGAPSTGGGYKGSNPRSTDGARRSYGDR is encoded by the coding sequence ATGACATTTGAATCCTTAGGCCTGCATCCGTCCATCATCGCCGCTCTGACCGAATCGGGCTACACCGCGCCAACCGCGGTACAGTCGCAAGCGATTCCAGCCGCGATCGAAGGCCGTGACCTGCTGGTCTCGTCGCAGACCGGTTCGGGCAAGACGGCAGCTTTCATGCTGCCATCGCTGCACAAACTGGCCAGCGCCGAACAAAGCGCCGCCGGCAAGACGCCGAACCAGGAAATGCAAGCATCGCGCGCCCGCGGCGAGCGTCCACGTTTCAAGGCTGCCCAGCCAAAAATGCTGGTGCTGACGCCAACGCGCGAACTGGCCCTGCAAGTGACCACCAATACCGACAAGTACAGCACCGGCATCCGCCGCATCAAGGCTGTGTCGATTCTGGGCGGCATGCCTTACCCTAAACAGATGCAATTGCTGGCCAAGAACCCTGAGATTCTGGTCGCGACCCCTGGCCGTCTGATCGACCACATGGATTCGGGCAAGATCGACTTCTCGCAACTGGAAATCCTGGTGCTGGACGAAGCCGACCGCATGCTGGACATGGGTTTCATCGACGACATCGAAAAAATCGTGGAAGCGACGCCAGAAGGCCGTCAAACCATGCTGTTCTCGGCAACCCTGGACGGCGTCGTTGGCAACATGGCCCGCCGCATCACGAAGAACCCACTGGTCATCCAGGTGGCTAGCTCGAGCAACAAGCATGAAAACATCACCCAGCGCGTGCACTTCGTCGACGACCTGTCGCACAAGAATCGCCTGCTGGACCACCTGCTGCGCGACGAATCGCTGGACCAGGCTGTTGTGTTCACCGCCACCAAGCGTGACGCCGACACCATCGCCGACCGTCTGAACATCGCCGGTTTCTCGGCTGCCGCCTTGCACGGCGACATGCATCAGGGCGCGCGTAACCGCACCCTGGACGGCATGCGTCGCGGCCAGGTCAAAGTGCTGGTTGCCACCGACGTTGCCGCCCGCGGTATCGACGTGCCAACGATCACCCACGTGTTCAACTACGACCTGCCGAAGTTCCCGGAAGACTACGTCCACCGCATCGGCCGTACCGGCCGTGCTGGCCGCAATGGCCTGGCCATCTCGCTGGTGAACCACGCTGAAGGCATGAACGTCAAGCGCATCGAACGCTTCACCAAGCAATTGATCCCGGTCAATGTCATCGAAGGTTTCGAGCCGAAGAAAACGGCGTCGGCACCACGTTCGAGCGCCCGTCCAGGCGGCTGGAAACCAGGCGACAACCGTGGCGGCGCGAAGCCAGGCCAACGCACGTTCAGCAAGCCAGGCGCACCACGCAAAGACGGCGCACCGAGCACCGGCGGCGGCTACAAGGGTTCCAACCCGCGCAGCACCGACGGCGCACGCCGCAGCTACGGCGACCGTTAA
- a CDS encoding acyl-CoA thioesterase — MNWSAHELTMTVLMTPDMANFSGNVHGGTILKYLDSVAYACASRYSGSYVVTLSVDQVMFLQPIHVGELVTFLASINYTGTTSMEVGIRVVTENIQQRLVRHANSCYFTMVAVDANRKPVAVPPLVLETPEQHARFEQAKLRKLSRQEVSKK, encoded by the coding sequence ATGAACTGGTCGGCCCACGAACTGACGATGACGGTCCTGATGACGCCCGATATGGCCAACTTTTCCGGCAACGTGCACGGTGGCACCATCCTGAAATACCTCGACAGCGTCGCCTATGCCTGCGCCAGCCGCTATTCGGGCAGCTATGTGGTGACCCTGTCCGTGGACCAGGTGATGTTCCTGCAGCCCATCCACGTGGGCGAGCTGGTGACGTTCCTCGCGTCGATCAATTACACGGGGACGACATCGATGGAAGTGGGTATCCGCGTGGTGACGGAAAACATCCAGCAGCGCCTGGTGCGCCATGCCAACAGCTGCTATTTCACGATGGTGGCCGTGGACGCCAACCGCAAGCCCGTGGCCGTGCCGCCACTGGTGCTGGAGACGCCGGAACAGCACGCGCGCTTCGAGCAGGCCAAGCTGCGCAAGCTGTCGCGCCAGGAAGTGTCGAAAAAATAA